A stretch of Crossiella cryophila DNA encodes these proteins:
- a CDS encoding family 2 encapsulin nanocompartment cargo protein polyprenyl transferase: MASAETTPVLGADTIGEVLAWSRGMIEPAMRDAVEGLPQSMRRIAGYHFGWWDEQGRPSEGSSGKVIRPALVLLTAEAVGGIPAASVPAAVAVELVHNFSLLHDDVMDGDTTRRHRATAWSVFGLNAAILAGDALLAVAMEVVATSKLPDAKAATKLLSAAVLELLDGQFADLAFEDRSDVDVDECLAMAIGKTAALPRVACALGGMYGGGSAEQVAHLAKFGEDVGLAFQLVDDLLGIWGDPAATGKSIYSDLQNRKKSLPVVFALTSGTPAARDLAALYQRTDPLDTAELAHAAALVEAAGGRDWAQQKADDLLAQGLAHLQASSPRSRAGGQLTMLARLITQRDR, from the coding sequence ATGGCGAGTGCGGAAACAACCCCGGTTCTGGGCGCGGACACCATCGGTGAGGTGCTGGCCTGGAGCCGGGGCATGATCGAGCCCGCGATGCGGGACGCGGTGGAGGGCCTGCCGCAGTCCATGCGCCGCATCGCCGGCTACCACTTCGGCTGGTGGGACGAGCAGGGCAGGCCGAGCGAGGGCAGCAGCGGCAAGGTGATCCGCCCGGCCCTGGTGCTGCTGACCGCGGAGGCGGTGGGCGGCATCCCGGCCGCCTCCGTCCCGGCGGCGGTCGCGGTGGAGCTGGTGCACAACTTCTCCCTGCTGCACGACGACGTGATGGACGGGGACACCACCAGGCGGCACCGGGCCACCGCGTGGAGCGTGTTCGGGCTGAACGCGGCGATCCTGGCCGGGGACGCGTTGCTGGCGGTGGCCATGGAGGTGGTGGCCACCAGCAAGCTCCCCGACGCCAAGGCGGCCACCAAACTGCTCAGCGCCGCGGTGCTCGAACTGCTCGACGGGCAGTTCGCCGACCTGGCCTTCGAGGACCGCAGCGACGTCGACGTGGACGAGTGCCTGGCCATGGCCATCGGCAAGACCGCGGCCCTGCCCAGGGTGGCCTGCGCGCTGGGCGGCATGTACGGCGGCGGCAGCGCGGAGCAGGTGGCGCACCTGGCCAAGTTCGGCGAGGATGTCGGGCTGGCCTTCCAGCTGGTGGACGACCTGCTCGGCATCTGGGGCGATCCGGCGGCCACCGGGAAGTCGATCTACTCGGACCTGCAGAACCGCAAGAAGTCGCTGCCGGTGGTCTTCGCGCTGACCTCCGGCACCCCGGCGGCCCGCGACCTGGCCGCGCTGTATCAGCGCACCGATCCGCTGGACACCGCCGAGCTGGCCCACGCGGCCGCGCTGGTGGAGGCCGCGGGCGGCCGGGACTGGGCGCAGCAGAAGGCCGATGACCTGCTCGCGCAGGGGCTGGCACACCTGCAGGCCAGCTCACCGCGGTCCAGGGCGGGCGGTCAACTGACCATGCTCGCTCGATTGATCACCCAGCGAGATCGCTGA
- a CDS encoding chitosanase, with product MRIPGRIAATLLACFALVTGSAQAAPAAPDLNDPRMKDIAMQIVASAENSTLNWRGRFGYIEDINDKRGYTAGIIGFCSGTGDMLDLVELYKKRKPGNVLEKYLPALRKVNGTPSHEGLDPSYTKDWQTAAKDAAFKAAQESERDRVYFNPAVSQAKKDGLSRALGQFIYYDAIVMHGDGWGSPDFTHIRNRALSNAKPPSQGGNETTWLNAFLDARVWAMKQEPAHSNTSRVDTAQRVFLKNGNLDLKTPLKWKVYGDSYEIR from the coding sequence GTGAGGATTCCTGGTCGAATCGCGGCCACCCTGCTCGCCTGTTTCGCATTGGTCACCGGTTCGGCTCAGGCCGCGCCGGCGGCGCCGGACCTGAATGACCCGCGCATGAAGGACATCGCCATGCAAATCGTGGCCAGCGCGGAGAACTCCACGCTGAACTGGCGGGGCAGGTTCGGCTACATCGAGGACATCAACGACAAACGCGGTTACACCGCGGGCATCATCGGTTTCTGTTCCGGCACCGGGGACATGCTGGACCTGGTCGAGCTGTACAAGAAGCGCAAACCGGGCAACGTGCTGGAGAAGTACCTGCCCGCGCTGCGCAAGGTCAACGGCACGCCCTCGCACGAGGGGCTGGATCCCAGCTACACCAAGGACTGGCAGACCGCGGCCAAGGACGCGGCGTTCAAGGCCGCCCAGGAGTCCGAGCGGGACCGGGTGTACTTCAACCCGGCCGTATCCCAGGCCAAGAAGGACGGCCTGTCCAGGGCGCTCGGCCAGTTCATCTACTACGACGCCATCGTCATGCACGGTGACGGCTGGGGTTCGCCGGACTTCACGCACATCCGCAATCGCGCGCTGAGCAACGCCAAGCCGCCGTCCCAGGGCGGCAACGAGACCACCTGGCTGAACGCGTTCCTGGACGCGCGGGTGTGGGCGATGAAGCAGGAGCCCGCGCACAGCAACACCAGCCGGGTGGACACCGCGCAGCGGGTCTTCCTCAAGAACGGCAACCTCGACCTGAAGACGCCGCTGAAGTGGAAGGTCTACGGCGACAGCTACGAGATCAGGTAG
- a CDS encoding helix-turn-helix domain-containing protein — translation MGRDVPLARHLLRARDLIDSSYAEPLDIPALARAARVSQSHFSRCFKRAFGETPHRYLLTRRLERAQALLRNRKLTVTQVCLAVGFTSLGSFSTQFRRFVGESPSSYRERAHPAFLPVPGCFVRMMTRPRE, via the coding sequence ATGGGCCGGGATGTGCCGCTGGCGCGACACCTGTTGCGGGCGCGGGACCTGATCGACAGCAGCTACGCCGAACCACTGGACATCCCCGCGCTGGCCCGTGCGGCCCGGGTCTCCCAGTCCCACTTCAGCCGCTGCTTCAAGCGCGCCTTCGGTGAGACCCCGCACCGTTACCTGCTCACCCGCAGGCTGGAACGCGCCCAGGCGTTGCTGCGCAACCGGAAACTCACCGTCACGCAGGTCTGCCTCGCGGTCGGATTCACCAGCCTCGGCTCCTTCAGCACGCAATTCCGCCGATTTGTCGGGGAAAGTCCCAGTTCCTACCGGGAACGGGCACATCCGGCATTTCTCCCGGTGCCCGGGTGTTTTGTCCGGATGATGACCCGGCCGCGGGAGTGA
- a CDS encoding NACHT domain-containing protein, which produces MLNEAALAVGRQVVRHVLRTWLSQRRAEADRRLPLAELITVAVPDAFSRRKLERRLADIGDQAAHRLQPWYDVEFRHLPEHERQAALAAVADALGEADLSDRTLFEADLDPAKLARLVRDRVPSAVLRAGLSDAAADLYSAVLDESCMALVSVVRQLPAFGERADAEFLSRFSSVAEKIELLLHRLPRTSLDAPHGSGQDAEFRRRYLGFLSETLDELELFGVDTRRYRPRTSVSVAYLSLSVTRSVDEDDDWSGRGWESADGGLRVESALADRSRTLLRGDAGSGKTTLMQWLAVSAARGTFTDKLASWNNLVPFLVRLRAYADAELPEPQDLVAANAGPIAGLAPTGWVHRLLSDGHALLLVDGVDELTADRRPRVRRWLKGLLVAYPDLRVVVTARPSAADRGWLDAEGFRAVRLEPMTPLDIAEFTARWHEAIRGAALPCEPEELDEYRTALLRHLESRPALRMLATNPLLCALLCALNLDRRKQLPPDRMKLYEAALELLLDRRDAEREVPAAQELSLEGATKLGVLQYLAWSLSMCGRTQLDLDAAVEHVQRALARMPSVDLHPATVLQHLLERSGVLREPVEGKVDFIHRTFQEYLTGKEIAENHLAGFLVGQAHLDTWRETVVLAAGHCSVPLRAELLDGILDRADAERRHARKLRLLAVSCLETTHTVPEEVAARVDAVLEQLVPPRDSREVRSLVLAGEQVLRKLPSTLDGLSDAVATACVEAAALINGPGGLRVLSRYASDPRISVQRDLAWAWRHFDPEEYAIQVLGKAPLPGGSAMVQEYNQIPHLHHLRNLRWTRIDIRNPSRNDLDFLAGVPRLRSLNHHNDPEADLHELAEHPELAYLRLYNPCAGLGFLASLPRLRTLELWYPPITDLWFVADLPELRELALADCADLREISGVATARNLETLRLHGAVSLTDLAPLELLPALTELHLIMSELPGGLAGLGSVLPRLTWLSLNNTPVDDLAPLTGGKLVDLDLGYTKVADLTPLAGLDTLRRLNLQDSHQHDLAPLAGLSQRMNLLLLHDQEVRNLDKLGPNIRIVRR; this is translated from the coding sequence ATGCTCAACGAGGCCGCACTGGCGGTGGGTCGGCAGGTGGTCCGGCACGTGCTGCGGACCTGGCTGAGCCAGCGCCGGGCGGAGGCTGACCGGCGCCTCCCGCTGGCCGAGCTGATCACCGTGGCGGTGCCGGACGCCTTCTCCCGGCGCAAGCTGGAACGCAGGCTGGCCGATATCGGCGACCAGGCCGCGCACCGGTTGCAGCCCTGGTACGACGTGGAATTCCGGCACCTGCCCGAGCACGAGCGGCAGGCCGCGCTGGCCGCGGTGGCCGACGCGCTCGGCGAGGCCGACCTGTCCGACCGGACCCTGTTCGAGGCCGATCTGGACCCGGCCAAACTCGCCAGGCTGGTCCGGGACCGGGTGCCCTCGGCGGTGCTGCGGGCCGGGCTGAGCGATGCCGCGGCCGATCTGTACTCGGCGGTGCTGGACGAGAGCTGCATGGCCCTGGTCAGCGTGGTCCGCCAGCTGCCTGCCTTCGGCGAGCGCGCGGACGCGGAGTTCCTCAGCCGGTTCTCCTCGGTGGCCGAGAAGATCGAACTGCTGCTGCACCGGCTGCCGAGGACCTCACTGGACGCCCCGCACGGCAGCGGGCAGGACGCCGAGTTCCGCAGGCGGTACCTGGGTTTCCTCAGCGAGACCCTGGACGAGCTGGAGCTGTTCGGGGTGGACACCCGGCGCTACCGGCCGCGCACCTCGGTGTCGGTGGCCTACCTGAGCCTGAGCGTGACCCGGTCGGTGGATGAGGACGACGACTGGTCCGGCCGCGGCTGGGAGAGCGCGGACGGCGGACTGCGGGTGGAGTCGGCGCTGGCCGACCGGTCCCGGACGTTGCTGCGCGGGGACGCCGGATCGGGCAAGACCACGTTGATGCAGTGGCTGGCGGTCTCCGCGGCCCGCGGCACCTTCACCGACAAGCTGGCCTCGTGGAACAACCTGGTGCCGTTCCTGGTGCGGCTGCGGGCCTACGCGGATGCCGAACTACCCGAACCGCAGGACCTGGTGGCCGCCAACGCCGGGCCGATCGCCGGGCTGGCGCCGACCGGCTGGGTGCACCGGCTGCTCTCCGACGGCCACGCGCTGCTGCTGGTGGACGGGGTGGACGAGCTGACCGCGGACCGGCGGCCGCGGGTGCGGCGCTGGCTCAAGGGGTTGCTGGTGGCCTACCCGGACCTGCGGGTGGTGGTCACCGCGCGGCCGAGTGCGGCGGATCGGGGCTGGCTGGACGCCGAGGGTTTCCGCGCGGTGCGGCTGGAACCGATGACCCCGCTGGACATCGCCGAGTTCACCGCCCGCTGGCACGAGGCCATCCGCGGCGCGGCCCTGCCGTGTGAACCGGAGGAACTCGACGAGTACCGCACGGCGTTGTTGCGGCACCTGGAATCCCGGCCCGCGCTGCGCATGCTGGCCACCAACCCGTTGCTGTGCGCGCTGTTGTGCGCGCTGAACCTGGACCGCCGCAAGCAGTTGCCGCCAGACCGGATGAAGCTGTACGAGGCGGCACTGGAACTACTGCTCGACCGCCGCGACGCCGAGCGGGAAGTGCCTGCGGCGCAAGAGCTTTCACTGGAAGGCGCGACCAAGCTCGGGGTGTTGCAGTACCTGGCCTGGAGCCTGAGCATGTGCGGGCGCACCCAGCTCGACCTGGACGCCGCGGTGGAGCACGTGCAGCGGGCACTGGCCCGGATGCCCTCGGTGGACCTGCACCCGGCCACGGTGTTGCAGCACCTGCTGGAGCGCAGCGGGGTGCTGCGCGAGCCGGTGGAGGGCAAGGTCGACTTCATCCACCGGACCTTCCAGGAATACCTGACCGGCAAGGAGATCGCCGAGAACCATCTGGCCGGATTCCTGGTGGGACAAGCACATCTGGACACCTGGCGGGAAACGGTGGTGCTGGCCGCCGGGCACTGCTCGGTGCCACTGCGGGCTGAGTTGTTGGACGGGATCTTGGACCGGGCGGACGCCGAGCGGCGGCATGCCCGGAAGCTGCGGCTGCTCGCGGTGTCGTGCTTGGAGACCACGCACACCGTGCCGGAGGAGGTCGCGGCCCGGGTGGATGCGGTGCTGGAGCAGTTGGTGCCGCCGCGGGACAGCCGCGAGGTGCGGTCGCTGGTCCTTGCCGGAGAACAGGTGTTGCGCAAGCTTCCATCCACTTTGGATGGTTTGAGCGACGCGGTGGCGACGGCCTGCGTGGAGGCGGCGGCGCTGATCAACGGGCCGGGCGGGTTGCGGGTGCTGAGCCGGTACGCCTCGGATCCGCGGATCTCGGTGCAGCGGGATCTGGCCTGGGCCTGGCGGCATTTTGATCCGGAGGAGTACGCGATCCAGGTGCTCGGCAAGGCTCCGCTGCCGGGTGGCAGTGCGATGGTGCAGGAGTACAACCAGATTCCGCACCTGCACCACCTGCGGAACCTGCGCTGGACCCGGATCGACATCCGGAATCCTTCCAGGAACGATCTGGACTTCCTGGCCGGAGTGCCGCGGCTGCGCTCGCTGAACCACCACAACGACCCCGAGGCCGACCTGCACGAGCTGGCCGAGCACCCCGAACTGGCCTACCTGCGGCTGTACAACCCCTGCGCCGGCCTGGGCTTCCTGGCCAGCCTGCCCAGGCTCCGCACGCTGGAGCTGTGGTATCCGCCCATCACCGACCTGTGGTTCGTAGCCGACCTGCCGGAACTACGCGAGCTGGCCCTGGCCGACTGCGCGGACCTGCGGGAGATCTCCGGGGTGGCCACCGCCCGGAACCTGGAAACCCTGCGCCTGCACGGGGCGGTGTCGCTGACCGACCTCGCGCCGCTGGAACTGCTGCCCGCGCTCACCGAACTGCACCTGATCATGTCCGAGCTGCCCGGCGGATTGGCCGGGCTGGGTTCGGTGCTGCCGCGACTCACCTGGCTGTCGTTGAACAACACCCCGGTCGACGATCTCGCCCCGCTGACCGGCGGCAAGCTGGTTGACCTGGACCTGGGCTACACCAAGGTGGCAGACCTGACCCCGCTGGCCGGACTGGACACATTGCGACGGCTGAACCTGCAGGACAGCCACCAGCACGACCTGGCACCACTGGCCGGACTATCCCAGCGGATGAACCTGTTGCTGCTGCATGACCAGGAAGTGCGCAACCTGGACAAGCTCGGGCCCAACATCCGGATCGTGCGCCGGTAG
- a CDS encoding sirohydrochlorin chelatase, which produces MRPLVLVAHGTKDPAGALTTEALATAVGHQLGLPVTVAYADVREPRLAEVLVDDAVVVPAFLASGYHVRGDVPAEITRSGRRHITLAPALGAAPELIAVAALRLVEAGWRPGDAVVLGAAGSSDEGALAEVRTAAALLADRLGDEVAIGYVTTAAPGLGTALETARRTGRRVSVASWLLAPGLFHQALRVAGHAVVAEPLGPHERVVDLIVRRYRDAIV; this is translated from the coding sequence ATGAGGCCCCTGGTCCTGGTCGCGCACGGCACCAAGGACCCGGCTGGCGCGCTCACCACCGAGGCCCTGGCCACCGCCGTCGGCCACCAACTCGGCCTGCCGGTCACCGTCGCCTACGCCGACGTCCGCGAACCCCGGCTCGCCGAGGTGCTGGTGGATGACGCCGTCGTGGTGCCCGCCTTCCTGGCCAGCGGCTACCACGTCCGGGGCGACGTCCCGGCCGAGATCACCCGCAGCGGCCGCCGCCACATCACCCTTGCCCCGGCACTGGGCGCGGCCCCCGAACTCATCGCCGTGGCCGCGTTACGCCTGGTCGAGGCGGGCTGGCGGCCCGGCGACGCGGTGGTCCTCGGTGCGGCCGGATCCTCTGATGAGGGCGCGCTGGCCGAGGTGCGCACCGCGGCCGCCCTGCTCGCCGACCGCCTCGGCGACGAGGTCGCCATCGGCTACGTGACCACCGCCGCCCCCGGCCTCGGCACCGCGCTGGAGACCGCCCGCCGCACCGGCCGCCGGGTGTCGGTGGCCTCCTGGCTGCTCGCCCCCGGCCTGTTCCACCAGGCACTGCGGGTGGCCGGGCACGCGGTGGTGGCCGAACCACTCGGCCCGCACGAGCGGGTGGTGGACCTGATCGTCCGGCGCTACCGGGACGCGATTGTCTGA
- a CDS encoding uroporphyrinogen-III synthase, producing MDGALPALAGFTVGLTAARRAEELAALLERRGATVLHAPAIRITPVADDADLIAATRDVLAAPVDVVVATTAIGFRGWLEAAEGWGLAPALRHQLGGATVLARGPKARGAIRAAGLVESFSPASESNADLLQHLLSLGVAGSRIVVQEHGAPVPEFVDPLRAAGAEVVPVPVYRWSRPADVAPLDRLLDAISLGQVDALAFTSAPAAMNLLSHAETRNRREDLLAALRTDLLVACVGSITAAPLVALGVPVIAPERGRIGALARHLGAELAARAPRLRVAGKALELRGQAVVVDGEYRPVAPAPMAVLRALVSRCGRVATRAELLDALPTGGEEHAVETAVGRLRTALGEPRLIQTVVKRGYRVALDTPAGALR from the coding sequence ATGGACGGTGCGCTGCCCGCCCTCGCCGGGTTCACGGTCGGCCTGACCGCCGCCCGCCGCGCCGAGGAGCTGGCCGCACTGCTGGAACGCCGGGGCGCCACCGTGCTGCACGCCCCGGCGATCCGGATCACCCCGGTGGCCGACGACGCCGACCTGATCGCGGCCACCAGGGATGTGCTGGCCGCGCCGGTGGACGTGGTGGTGGCCACCACCGCGATCGGCTTCCGCGGCTGGCTGGAGGCGGCCGAGGGCTGGGGCCTGGCCCCGGCACTGCGGCACCAGCTCGGCGGGGCCACCGTGCTCGCCCGCGGCCCCAAGGCCCGCGGCGCGATCCGGGCCGCCGGACTGGTCGAGTCCTTCTCGCCTGCCTCGGAATCCAACGCGGACCTGTTGCAGCACCTGCTTTCCCTGGGTGTGGCGGGTAGCCGCATCGTGGTCCAGGAACACGGCGCGCCGGTGCCGGAGTTCGTCGACCCGCTCCGCGCGGCCGGCGCCGAGGTCGTCCCGGTCCCGGTCTACCGCTGGTCCCGCCCTGCCGACGTGGCCCCGCTGGACCGCCTGCTCGACGCGATCAGCCTCGGCCAGGTCGACGCGCTGGCCTTCACCAGCGCCCCCGCCGCGATGAACCTGTTGTCCCACGCGGAAACCCGCAACCGCCGCGAGGACCTGCTCGCCGCACTGCGCACCGACCTGTTGGTCGCCTGCGTCGGCTCCATCACCGCCGCCCCGCTGGTCGCCCTCGGCGTGCCGGTGATCGCCCCCGAGCGGGGCCGGATCGGCGCGCTGGCCCGACACCTGGGCGCCGAACTCGCCGCCCGCGCACCACGGCTGCGGGTGGCCGGGAAGGCCCTCGAACTCCGCGGCCAGGCCGTCGTCGTCGACGGCGAGTACCGCCCGGTCGCCCCCGCGCCGATGGCCGTGCTGCGGGCCCTGGTCAGCCGCTGCGGCCGGGTCGCCACCAGGGCCGAACTCCTCGACGCCCTGCCAACCGGCGGCGAGGAACACGCGGTGGAGACCGCGGTCGGCCGCCTGCGCACCGCCCTCGGCGAACCCCGGCTGATCCAGACCGTGGTCAAACGCGGCTACCGGGTCGCCCTGGACACCCCGGCCGGAGCCCTGCGATGA
- a CDS encoding MGMT family protein, producing MDEETIERVRTAVQSIPPGQVATYGDVADVSRAPSPRLVGRVLSEDGHDLPWHRVLRANGTCAPHLAREQLELLRAEGVLADDGKINLRQYRWAAVPPPEEPPSLF from the coding sequence GTGGACGAGGAGACCATCGAACGCGTGCGCACCGCCGTGCAGTCGATCCCGCCCGGCCAGGTCGCGACCTACGGAGACGTGGCCGATGTGTCGCGGGCACCATCGCCGCGACTGGTGGGACGGGTGCTGTCCGAGGACGGGCACGACCTGCCCTGGCACCGGGTGCTGCGCGCCAACGGCACCTGTGCACCACACCTGGCCCGCGAACAGCTGGAGCTGCTGCGGGCCGAGGGCGTGCTGGCCGATGACGGGAAGATCAACCTCCGGCAGTACCGCTGGGCGGCCGTGCCCCCGCCGGAGGAGCCGCCCAGTCTTTTCTAA
- a CDS encoding pirin family protein: protein MPAVTADTLTLPRLPELPQELTAWRPVRRTVTATHSVEGEGFAVRRPFPGLDLPAADPFLLLDHLGATEYAPGEAKGAPWHPHRGFETVTYVIDGAWQHADSTGGGGVIADGQTQWMTAGAGVLHSELPTEELVAKGGLFHGVQLWVNLPRSHKWTPPRYQDIGADDVGLVSSVDGGALVRVIAGELDGHAGPGVTWTPITYLHATVSPGARLDLPWPEDFTAMVYVLSGRGTVGAEAKPLEEGQLAVLGHGSAVTLRAADTQPLASKNGWEVLVLGGRPINEPVARYGPFVMNTRAEIIQAVEDYQAGRLATVQPRQVPHLGATDERI from the coding sequence ATGCCAGCCGTCACCGCCGACACCCTGACCCTGCCCCGCCTGCCCGAACTGCCCCAGGAACTGACCGCCTGGCGGCCGGTCCGGCGCACGGTGACCGCGACGCATTCGGTGGAGGGCGAGGGTTTCGCGGTCCGGCGGCCCTTCCCCGGCCTTGACCTGCCCGCGGCGGACCCGTTCCTGCTGCTGGACCACCTCGGCGCCACCGAGTACGCCCCCGGCGAGGCCAAGGGCGCGCCCTGGCACCCGCACCGCGGCTTCGAGACGGTCACCTACGTCATCGACGGGGCCTGGCAGCACGCCGACTCCACCGGTGGCGGCGGCGTGATCGCGGACGGCCAGACCCAGTGGATGACCGCGGGAGCGGGCGTGTTGCACTCGGAGCTGCCGACCGAGGAGCTGGTGGCCAAGGGCGGCCTGTTCCACGGCGTGCAGCTGTGGGTGAACCTGCCCCGTTCGCACAAGTGGACCCCGCCGCGCTACCAGGACATCGGCGCTGACGACGTCGGCCTGGTGTCCAGTGTGGACGGTGGCGCGCTGGTCCGGGTGATCGCCGGTGAGCTGGACGGCCACGCCGGTCCCGGCGTCACCTGGACCCCGATCACCTACCTGCACGCCACGGTCAGCCCCGGCGCCCGCCTGGACCTGCCCTGGCCAGAGGACTTCACCGCCATGGTCTACGTGCTCTCCGGCCGCGGCACCGTCGGCGCGGAGGCCAAGCCCCTGGAAGAGGGCCAGCTCGCGGTGCTCGGCCACGGTTCGGCGGTCACCCTGCGCGCGGCCGACACCCAGCCGCTGGCCAGTAAGAACGGCTGGGAGGTGCTGGTGCTCGGCGGCAGGCCGATCAACGAGCCGGTGGCCCGCTACGGCCCGTTCGTGATGAACACCCGCGCCGAGATCATCCAGGCGGTGGAGGACTACCAGGCGGGGCGCCTGGCCACGGTCCAGCCGCGGCAGGTCCCGCACCTGGGCGCGACTGACGAGCGGATCTAG
- a CDS encoding VOC family protein: MITGVGMVHVWVLDQDEAYDFYVNTLGFSPHGDVRFEHMRWLSVTAPGQPDLPIALNLPLPPLMDEETVATVRGLVAAGHMCPGGFATKDVWATYRDLKAKGVEFIGEPEQHDYGIDVGLRDPFGNHWRLTQLPAE; encoded by the coding sequence ATGATCACGGGTGTCGGCATGGTGCACGTCTGGGTTCTGGACCAGGACGAGGCGTACGACTTCTACGTCAACACACTGGGCTTCAGCCCGCACGGCGACGTGCGGTTCGAGCACATGCGCTGGCTTTCGGTGACCGCCCCCGGCCAGCCGGACCTGCCGATCGCGCTCAACCTGCCGCTGCCGCCGCTGATGGACGAGGAGACCGTGGCCACCGTGCGCGGGCTGGTCGCGGCCGGGCACATGTGTCCAGGCGGGTTCGCCACCAAGGACGTCTGGGCCACCTACCGGGACCTCAAGGCCAAGGGCGTGGAGTTCATCGGCGAGCCCGAGCAGCACGACTACGGCATCGACGTCGGCCTGCGCGACCCCTTCGGCAACCACTGGCGGCTCACCCAGCTCCCGGCGGAATAG
- the nirD gene encoding nitrite reductase small subunit NirD — protein sequence MTAVDAWVPVCRYTALLPERGAAALLPGGVQVALFRTHDGQVHALGNIDPFSQAAVISRGIVGDRGGEPVVTSPMHKQPFALRTGECLDSPAVSLPRYAVRVDAGTVYVELP from the coding sequence ATGACCGCAGTCGACGCCTGGGTTCCGGTGTGCCGCTACACCGCCCTGCTGCCCGAACGCGGGGCCGCCGCCCTGCTGCCGGGCGGTGTGCAGGTGGCCCTGTTCCGCACCCACGACGGCCAGGTGCACGCACTGGGCAACATCGACCCGTTCAGCCAGGCGGCCGTGATCTCCCGCGGCATCGTCGGCGACCGGGGCGGCGAGCCGGTGGTGACCTCGCCAATGCACAAGCAACCGTTCGCGCTGCGCACCGGCGAATGCCTGGACAGCCCAGCGGTCTCACTGCCCCGCTACGCGGTCCGGGTCGACGCCGGGACCGTCTACGTGGAGCTGCCGTGA